In Pseudomonas putida, a genomic segment contains:
- a CDS encoding sugar phosphate isomerase/epimerase family protein — protein MFRTTSPVTLFTGQWVDLPLEEVARRAAQWGYDGLEIACSGEHLDVWRASEDPRYLNDRLDILKRHGLQVRAISNHLAGQAVCDDPIDFRHKNILRGRVWGDGQSEGVRQRAAQEMKLTAQVARQLGVDTVVGFTGSSVWQYVAMFPPVPETVIEQGYEDFARRWNPILDVFDQEGVRFAHEVHPGEIAYDYWTSQRTLQALDHRKAFGFNWDPSHMLWQGLDPVGFITDFSDRIYHVDCKDTRLRRGNGRSGLLGSHLPWGDPRRSWDFVSTGHGDVPWEDAFRALRSIGYQGPISIEWEDAGMDREHGAAEAVNFIRSLLWKLPESRFDAAFSTNSAA, from the coding sequence ATGTTCCGCACTACTTCCCCAGTTACTCTGTTTACCGGGCAATGGGTTGACCTGCCTTTGGAGGAGGTCGCTCGACGAGCTGCCCAGTGGGGTTACGATGGCCTTGAAATTGCCTGTTCCGGCGAACACCTGGATGTCTGGAGGGCCAGTGAAGACCCTCGGTATCTCAATGATCGTCTTGATATTTTGAAACGTCATGGTTTGCAAGTGCGCGCCATCTCGAATCACCTTGCCGGGCAGGCAGTTTGCGATGATCCTATCGATTTTCGCCACAAAAATATCCTGCGTGGTCGGGTTTGGGGCGATGGCCAGAGTGAAGGGGTGCGCCAGCGCGCAGCGCAGGAGATGAAGCTGACCGCACAGGTGGCACGTCAGTTAGGTGTCGACACGGTCGTAGGCTTTACCGGGTCATCCGTCTGGCAATACGTCGCAATGTTCCCCCCCGTGCCGGAAACTGTCATTGAGCAAGGTTACGAAGACTTCGCCAGGCGATGGAACCCAATCCTGGATGTCTTCGACCAAGAGGGTGTGCGCTTCGCGCATGAAGTACATCCAGGCGAAATCGCTTATGACTACTGGACCAGTCAGCGCACTCTGCAGGCCCTGGATCATCGCAAGGCGTTTGGTTTCAACTGGGATCCATCCCACATGCTTTGGCAAGGTCTTGATCCAGTCGGTTTCATTACTGATTTCAGCGACCGCATCTACCATGTGGACTGCAAGGACACTCGACTGCGCCGTGGAAATGGCCGCAGCGGTCTGCTCGGCTCACACCTGCCCTGGGGGGACCCAAGGCGGAGCTGGGACTTTGTTTCTACAGGGCACGGCGATGTGCCTTGGGAAGACGCCTTCCGTGCATTACGCAGCATCGGTTATCAGGGGCCGATTTCCATCGAATGGGAAGATGCAGGGATGGACCGAGAGCACGGTGCGGCCGAGGCGGTAAATTTCATTCGTTCGCTCCTATGGAAGCTTCCTGAATCACGCTTTGATGCGGCATTCAGTACCAACTCCGCTGCTTAG
- a CDS encoding LLM class flavin-dependent oxidoreductase has product MKKIGFLSFGHWTSSSQSQTRSATDALHQSIDLAVAAEELGADGAYFRVHHFARQLASPFPLLAAIAARTSRIEVGTAVIDMRYENPLYMAETAGATDHIANGRLQLGLSRGSPEQALDGWRHFGHIPAPGQTCADMAREHTATLLNALRGEGIAAPSPQAMYPNPPGLLRLEPFSSGLQERIWWGASSFATAQWAARQGMNLQSSTLMDDQDGRPFHLQQATQIRAYREAWREAGHLHAPRVSVSRSIFPLLDRKDHHYFGGDAQSQDQISYFGDVRLIFGRSYAADPDRLIRELANDEAIAQADTLLLTVPNQLGVEYCARIVETVLTQVAPALGWRS; this is encoded by the coding sequence CACTGCATCAATCGATCGATCTCGCCGTCGCCGCCGAAGAACTGGGAGCCGACGGGGCGTATTTCCGAGTGCACCACTTTGCCCGCCAACTCGCTTCCCCCTTCCCGCTGCTAGCAGCAATCGCCGCACGCACCTCGCGGATCGAGGTTGGTACCGCCGTTATCGACATGCGTTACGAAAACCCGCTGTACATGGCTGAGACGGCTGGTGCCACCGATCACATTGCAAACGGACGCCTGCAACTGGGCCTCAGCCGAGGCTCTCCAGAACAGGCGCTGGACGGGTGGCGTCACTTCGGCCATATACCCGCGCCAGGTCAAACGTGCGCTGACATGGCCCGCGAACATACCGCAACACTTCTGAATGCATTGCGTGGCGAAGGCATCGCCGCACCCAGCCCACAGGCAATGTATCCCAACCCACCAGGACTGCTGCGCCTTGAGCCGTTCTCTTCAGGCCTGCAGGAACGCATCTGGTGGGGAGCCAGCTCATTTGCCACAGCACAATGGGCCGCTCGCCAAGGCATGAACCTTCAGAGCTCGACATTGATGGATGATCAGGACGGACGCCCATTTCACCTCCAACAAGCAACTCAGATTCGGGCTTACCGTGAAGCTTGGCGCGAAGCCGGTCACCTGCATGCGCCCAGGGTGTCAGTCAGCCGCAGCATCTTCCCATTGCTGGACCGAAAGGATCATCACTACTTCGGTGGCGATGCACAAAGCCAAGACCAAATCAGCTACTTTGGCGATGTGAGGTTAATTTTTGGCCGGTCGTATGCAGCAGATCCCGATCGGCTGATCCGCGAGTTGGCCAACGATGAGGCAATCGCGCAAGCAGATACGCTTCTGTTGACAGTACCGAACCAACTGGGAGTGGAATACTGTGCCCGCATTGTCGAGACAGTGTTGACCCAGGTTGCGCCGGCGCTGGGATGGCGTAGTTGA
- a CDS encoding TonB-dependent receptor domain-containing protein: MRTQAFYSALPMLLMLSSSAYSDDSKLLKVAADPCARPFVIGSGVGSFPEPLAGCSEAGHQAILDAESNFGVRPANENAGHPPPGAPIPELVMMALPTAEVTAGPPALPPPDPKIGSGHVVPDGNLKGIGPMQLLRGFDDLLGAPPQRNGFLFNGAALDVMGGSYGRIQSLAQVGGQHENYSLFAAVSDLYDRGWQDHSPTRSRQFTGDFGWRRDEDEYHLSVLNVSNENMGYGFQPIELIDRDRSRTVSYPAGVEVKSTRVNFSGDYRLSDGWHANSNLFFGEGRRDTTFTTNSPSNPVACADDASLLCYGSSPLLDTNGQQVPNVLAGTGRSYATLSETATRTNYWGGAFSFLNDNSLFGRPNQFVVGGGYSGGDSVSSAQTTLGLLTEDGGFGTSLGVLATPGAIVPQRVKVRSNYINLYASDIVGVTDRLSVGLSGRWTYSVLDQRDSIDTSPAYNETRKFGHFSPSLGFTFALTPAVIAYAGYYEIARVQTPAGLYCDSPEAACGSGAPWMVADQIQKQDIFQTYQVGLRGQLPDFAIYDNKVQVAWNAGLYRTDESDFQVMNLATGVVTLQDVGKTRRQGVKLGVEVASGPLTTFFDYTYTDARYLSTFDFYSPVNSQADANGNIHVTPGDKMSATPEHVLRFSAKYDITPNWSAGALVRAASSSYFLGDEVNAERKLAGFTVVNFNTQYRVSSNLELFGIVENAFNKEYAVAGVFLPTPAILGAIGMQSDGDVRSLLLAQPRSVYAGFRYKF, from the coding sequence ATGCGGACTCAAGCGTTTTATTCTGCATTGCCGATGTTGTTGATGTTAAGTTCTTCAGCCTATTCAGATGACTCAAAATTATTGAAAGTGGCAGCCGATCCCTGTGCTCGACCCTTTGTGATTGGTTCGGGGGTTGGGTCCTTCCCCGAGCCTTTGGCAGGATGCAGTGAGGCGGGCCACCAGGCTATCTTGGACGCAGAGTCCAACTTCGGAGTGCGTCCGGCCAATGAGAATGCAGGGCATCCTCCGCCTGGTGCTCCTATTCCTGAATTGGTCATGATGGCGTTGCCGACAGCAGAAGTCACTGCAGGGCCTCCAGCGCTGCCGCCGCCAGATCCAAAGATCGGCAGTGGGCATGTGGTGCCAGACGGCAATCTCAAAGGCATCGGCCCGATGCAGTTGCTACGCGGCTTTGATGACTTACTCGGTGCGCCCCCTCAGCGCAATGGGTTTCTTTTTAATGGTGCCGCGCTCGATGTGATGGGCGGCTCGTATGGGCGCATTCAATCGTTAGCTCAGGTTGGAGGGCAGCATGAAAACTATTCATTGTTCGCCGCGGTCAGCGATTTGTATGACCGTGGTTGGCAAGATCATTCGCCTACCCGTTCAAGGCAGTTTACCGGAGACTTTGGCTGGCGCAGAGATGAAGATGAGTATCACCTCAGTGTGCTGAACGTTTCCAACGAGAACATGGGTTACGGGTTTCAACCGATCGAGTTGATCGATCGCGATCGCTCGCGCACGGTGAGCTACCCTGCTGGCGTCGAAGTTAAAAGCACTCGAGTCAACTTTAGCGGCGACTATCGACTGTCGGATGGCTGGCATGCCAATAGCAATCTATTCTTTGGGGAGGGACGCCGTGATACCACCTTTACCACGAATAGCCCAAGCAATCCCGTCGCCTGCGCTGATGATGCGTCACTCTTGTGTTATGGAAGCAGCCCACTGCTCGATACTAATGGCCAGCAGGTGCCCAATGTGTTGGCAGGTACCGGGCGTAGTTATGCAACTCTTTCAGAGACGGCGACGCGCACGAATTACTGGGGAGGCGCTTTTAGTTTTTTGAACGACAACTCCTTATTTGGCAGGCCTAATCAATTCGTGGTGGGCGGGGGCTATTCTGGCGGTGATAGCGTCAGTTCTGCTCAGACTACGCTCGGGTTACTGACCGAGGATGGCGGCTTTGGAACATCGTTAGGTGTGTTGGCAACTCCTGGTGCAATCGTGCCGCAGCGCGTAAAAGTTAGATCTAACTATATTAACCTATATGCCAGCGACATAGTGGGGGTTACGGACCGCCTGAGCGTCGGTCTTAGCGGTCGATGGACCTATTCCGTGTTAGATCAGCGCGATTCGATAGATACCAGTCCCGCCTACAACGAAACACGCAAGTTTGGTCATTTTTCACCTTCGCTAGGATTCACTTTTGCGTTGACGCCTGCTGTAATAGCCTATGCCGGCTATTACGAAATCGCGCGCGTCCAAACACCTGCAGGCCTGTATTGTGATAGCCCGGAAGCCGCTTGTGGGTCGGGAGCACCTTGGATGGTCGCCGACCAGATTCAGAAGCAAGATATTTTTCAGACCTATCAAGTGGGCTTGCGTGGCCAACTACCTGACTTCGCAATTTACGACAACAAGGTTCAGGTCGCTTGGAATGCTGGTTTATACCGCACCGATGAATCAGATTTTCAGGTGATGAATCTCGCCACCGGTGTTGTAACTTTGCAAGATGTCGGTAAGACGCGTCGACAAGGTGTGAAGCTTGGGGTGGAGGTTGCGTCAGGTCCATTGACGACTTTCTTTGATTACACTTACACCGATGCTCGGTACCTATCGACTTTTGACTTCTATAGTCCTGTCAACTCGCAAGCGGATGCCAATGGAAATATTCACGTGACGCCGGGTGACAAGATGAGTGCGACGCCGGAGCACGTGCTCAGGTTCAGTGCTAAATACGACATTACTCCTAACTGGTCTGCAGGGGCACTTGTTCGCGCTGCCAGCAGCTCTTATTTCTTGGGGGATGAAGTTAATGCTGAAAGGAAGCTCGCCGGATTTACTGTTGTGAATTTTAATACGCAATATCGAGTTAGTAGCAATCTGGAATTATTTGGTATCGTCGAGAATGCTTTCAATAAAGAATACGCCGTGGCCGGTGTGTTTCTACCAACACCTGCAATTCTCGGTGCCATTGGAATGCAGAGCGATGGTGATGTGCGTTCTTTATTGCTGGCTCAGCCTCGCTCGGTTTATGCAGGATTCCGTTATAAGTTTTGA
- a CDS encoding Gfo/Idh/MocA family protein: protein MTRVVILGAGMIAEVHRRAALAAGAHIVGVMASNAARTQSAADRWGVPPVLSLQDLKEVAADVVHVCSPNALHLEHVKAAITAGAHVICEKPLATRVTDAESLQLLSVQRRRVGTVPFVYRYHPLVRELRARVHDGEFGRWQLLHGSYLQDWMLSPRVSNWRVDARNGGPSRAFADIGSHWCDLMEFVTGERIASVMASFSVTVAERPVSSAVSFTHGDPVEPVMTVNTEDAASVMFRTESGVLGAVVISQVSAGRKNRLWFEFDGAQKSAVFDQENPETVWLGSQTSNTILARDPGQGSADARRLSSLPAGHAQGYAQCFEHFVADTYAAINGEVREGLPTFVDGLRAARIAEAVIESARSEQWVAVSRV, encoded by the coding sequence ATGACCCGAGTCGTTATTTTGGGAGCGGGGATGATTGCCGAAGTCCATCGTCGGGCTGCACTGGCGGCAGGGGCCCACATTGTCGGTGTCATGGCGTCTAATGCGGCGCGAACCCAATCCGCAGCTGACCGCTGGGGCGTGCCACCTGTCCTGAGCCTGCAAGACTTGAAAGAGGTTGCAGCAGACGTTGTGCACGTATGTAGCCCCAATGCCTTACATCTTGAACATGTCAAAGCTGCTATCACCGCTGGGGCCCACGTGATTTGTGAAAAACCGCTGGCGACTCGGGTAACGGATGCAGAATCTCTGCAGCTCTTGAGCGTCCAGCGTCGTCGTGTAGGAACCGTACCGTTTGTCTATAGGTATCACCCATTGGTGCGTGAGTTGCGGGCGCGCGTGCACGACGGGGAGTTCGGGCGCTGGCAGTTGCTGCACGGCAGTTATCTCCAAGACTGGATGTTGTCCCCGCGGGTCTCGAATTGGCGAGTCGATGCACGCAATGGCGGCCCTTCACGAGCTTTTGCCGATATTGGCTCGCACTGGTGCGACCTGATGGAGTTTGTCACTGGGGAGCGCATCGCGAGTGTGATGGCTTCGTTTAGTGTGACCGTCGCCGAGCGTCCGGTCAGTTCTGCAGTGAGCTTCACTCACGGCGATCCTGTGGAGCCGGTCATGACGGTGAATACCGAAGATGCGGCATCGGTGATGTTCCGTACAGAATCGGGTGTTTTGGGGGCCGTCGTGATTTCGCAAGTCTCCGCTGGTCGCAAGAATCGCTTGTGGTTCGAATTCGACGGCGCGCAGAAGTCGGCGGTGTTCGACCAGGAAAACCCAGAAACTGTCTGGCTAGGTAGCCAAACCAGCAACACTATCCTTGCTCGCGATCCTGGCCAAGGTAGCGCCGATGCCCGGCGGCTTTCCTCCTTGCCGGCGGGACATGCACAGGGGTATGCGCAGTGTTTCGAGCATTTCGTCGCAGATACCTACGCTGCCATCAACGGGGAGGTGCGGGAAGGCCTGCCTACGTTTGTCGATGGTTTGCGCGCAGCGCGCATTGCCGAAGCAGTGATTGAATCTGCTCGTAGTGAGCAGTGGGTCGCGGTCTCTCGCGTGTGA